The following are encoded together in the Brassica napus cultivar Da-Ae chromosome A9, Da-Ae, whole genome shotgun sequence genome:
- the LOC106435182 gene encoding uncharacterized protein LOC106435182 isoform X2 codes for MSQINLPFEVGHTIEARSFELGFRGAWFRCKITKIFNKGRALFYDLEYLDFTEEGIHTTKVFQKRQGENDNILMVRPIRPRQSHENEECCGGEEEEEVVVVVHGLWKVGDLVDWWKDDCYWSGTVLEVSEEDETVKIELVPEPYGEGKGYDAMFKDLVPSLEWSLEDGWIVPFSKVGEKRQCATLMKLPNEGAEETREEEKQRPTKKLAVEEEEKLRPTKKLVGDEDLALNIMESESIEAALMDLEEQIVRIEWIKGMLLLNSDNSTWIYEDYPPPSS; via the exons ATGTCTCAAATCAATCTACCGTTTGAAGTCGGTCACACCATCGAAGCTAGATCTTTCGAATTGGGGTTTCGTGGAGCATGGTTTCGTTGCAAG ATTACAAAGATATTCAACAAAGGGAGAGCATTATTCTACGATTTGGAGTATCTTGATTTCACCGAAGAAG GAATACACACAACAAAAGTATTCCAAAAACGCCAAGGCGAGAACGATAATATCCTAATGGTTCGACCCATACGTCCACGTCAGTCTCATGAAAATGAGGAATGTTgtggtggagaagaagaagaagaagttgttgttgttgttcatgGTCTTTGGAAGGTGGGAGACTTGGTGGACTGGTGGAAAGACGATTGCTATTGGTCTGGGACGGTTCTAGAAGTGAGCGAAGAAGATGAAACGGTTAAG ATTGAATTGGTGCCTGAACCGTATGGGGAAGGAAAAGGCTACGATGCTATGTTCAAGGATTTGGTTCCTTCATTGGAATGGTCACTTGAAGATGGATGGATTGTGCCTTTCTCTAAGGTTGGGGAAAAAAGGCAGTGTGCTACGCTAATGAAACTTCCAAATGAAG GAGCTGAAGAAactagagaagaagaaaagcagAGACCTACAAAGAAGTTAgcagttgaagaagaagaaaagctgAGACCCACAAAGAAGTTAGTAGGAGATGAAGATCTTGCGTTGAATATCATGGAATCAGAGTCTATAGAAGCTGCTTTGATGGACTTGGAGGAGCAAATTGTTCGAATCGAATGGATTAAAGGAATGTTATTGCTAAATTCAGATAATTCAACCTGGATATATGAGGATTATCCTCCTCCATCTTCCTAA
- the LOC106435181 gene encoding AP-2 complex subunit sigma-like — MIRFILLQNRQGKTRLAKYYVPLEESEKHKVEYEVHRLVVNRDSKFTNFVEFRTHKVIYRRYAGLFFSLCVDITDNELAYLECIHLFVEILDHFFSNVCELDLVFNFHKVYLILDEFILAGELQETSKRAIIERMSELEKLE; from the exons ATG ATCCGATTCATATTGTTGCAGAACAGACAAGGCAAGACTCGTCTTGCAAAGTACTATGTTCCTCTCGAGGAGTCCGAGAAACACAAGGTTGAATACGAG GTTCACAGATTGGTTGTCAATCGCGACTCGAAGTTCACCAATTTCGTCGAG TTTAGAACGCATAAGGTTATATACAGGAGATATGCAGGGTTGTTTTTCTCATTGTGCGTTGACATAACAGACAATGAGTTGGCTTACCTTGAATGCATCCACTTGTTTGTTGAGATTTTGGACCATTTCTTCAGCAATGTCTGTGAGCTTGATTTGGTTTTCAACTTCCACAAG GTGTACTTAATTCTGGATGAATTCATTCTTGCTGGAGAGCTTCAAGAAACAAGCAAGCGG GCGATCATTGAGAGGATGTCAGAACTGGAGAAGCTTGAGTGA
- the LOC106435182 gene encoding uncharacterized protein LOC106435182 isoform X1: protein MLILNSFFVYLESEMSQINLPFEVGHTIEARSFELGFRGAWFRCKITKIFNKGRALFYDLEYLDFTEEGIHTTKVFQKRQGENDNILMVRPIRPRQSHENEECCGGEEEEEVVVVVHGLWKVGDLVDWWKDDCYWSGTVLEVSEEDETVKIELVPEPYGEGKGYDAMFKDLVPSLEWSLEDGWIVPFSKVGEKRQCATLMKLPNEGAEETREEEKQRPTKKLAVEEEEKLRPTKKLVGDEDLALNIMESESIEAALMDLEEQIVRIEWIKGMLLLNSDNSTWIYEDYPPPSS, encoded by the exons ATGTTAATACTAAATAGCTTTTTCGTCTATCTTGAATCAGAAATGTCTCAAATCAATCTACCGTTTGAAGTCGGTCACACCATCGAAGCTAGATCTTTCGAATTGGGGTTTCGTGGAGCATGGTTTCGTTGCAAG ATTACAAAGATATTCAACAAAGGGAGAGCATTATTCTACGATTTGGAGTATCTTGATTTCACCGAAGAAG GAATACACACAACAAAAGTATTCCAAAAACGCCAAGGCGAGAACGATAATATCCTAATGGTTCGACCCATACGTCCACGTCAGTCTCATGAAAATGAGGAATGTTgtggtggagaagaagaagaagaagttgttgttgttgttcatgGTCTTTGGAAGGTGGGAGACTTGGTGGACTGGTGGAAAGACGATTGCTATTGGTCTGGGACGGTTCTAGAAGTGAGCGAAGAAGATGAAACGGTTAAG ATTGAATTGGTGCCTGAACCGTATGGGGAAGGAAAAGGCTACGATGCTATGTTCAAGGATTTGGTTCCTTCATTGGAATGGTCACTTGAAGATGGATGGATTGTGCCTTTCTCTAAGGTTGGGGAAAAAAGGCAGTGTGCTACGCTAATGAAACTTCCAAATGAAG GAGCTGAAGAAactagagaagaagaaaagcagAGACCTACAAAGAAGTTAgcagttgaagaagaagaaaagctgAGACCCACAAAGAAGTTAGTAGGAGATGAAGATCTTGCGTTGAATATCATGGAATCAGAGTCTATAGAAGCTGCTTTGATGGACTTGGAGGAGCAAATTGTTCGAATCGAATGGATTAAAGGAATGTTATTGCTAAATTCAGATAATTCAACCTGGATATATGAGGATTATCCTCCTCCATCTTCCTAA
- the LOC106435190 gene encoding uncharacterized protein LOC106435190, which translates to MTTTRLLLRRNSKPSDLFRPSSSSSSSPSCTLSRTRILKCSLGGQNQKPPIKDKDRKSSVEVKAYVPTSEIVIKSKTEVRRGLMDSVFLVSQVTDIFITELRQAIKRRAWKLQLQRNIERVILDCRFYTLFAVVGTLLGSVLCFFEGCSRVLECYSHYLKGLSHGVKSNTVHILIEAIDMFLFGTSMLVLGNAFYNMFVSCKTNQSNQSIGEVKARIGYAVVMILHVGMMEKFKTTPLVTCMDLACFAASLFILSASMFLLSRLSSSLRTRKTGERV; encoded by the exons ATGACCACCACTAGATTACTCTTGCGTCGTAATTCAAAACCGTCGGATCTCTTTcgtccatcatcatcatcttcttcgtcgccGTCGTGTACCCTGTCACGCACAAGAATCCTGAAATGCTCGCTGGGGGGTCAGAATCAGAAACCGCCCATTAAAGATAAAGATAGAAAATCTTCGGTGGAGGTGAAAGCTTATGTGCCTACTTCAGAGATCGTGATCAAAAGTAAGACTGAAGTAAGACGAGGATTGATGGATTCTGTGTTTCTTGTATCACAAGTAACTGATATTTTTATCACGGAGTTAAGGCAAGCCATCAAAAGACGGGCATGGAAACTGCAGTTGCAGAGGAATATAGAAAGG GTGATACTTGACTGCAGATTCTACACCTTATTTGCCGTTGTTGGAACTTTATTAGGTTCTGTACTCTGCTTCTTTGAG GGCTGCTCTCGTGTTCTAGAATGTTATTCACATTATCTTAAGGGATTGTCCCATGGAGTAAAGAGTAACACAGTTCATATTTTAATCGAAGCCATTG ATATGTTCTTGTTCGGCACATCCATGCTAGTTCTAGGAAACGCTTTTTATAACATGTTTGTGAGTTGCAAAACAAACCAAAGCAATCAATCGATTGGTGAAGTAAAGGCGAGAATAGGGTATGCAGTGGTAATGATACTTCACGTTGGGATGATGGAGAAGTTCAAGACCACGCCATTGGTGACATGTATGGACCTCGCTTGTTTTGCTGCATCACTCTTCATTTTATCGGCTTCTATGTTCCTTTTGTCTAGATTGTCTTCATCGCTACGAACTCGTAAAACCGGCGAAAGAGTTTAA